In Humulus lupulus chromosome 7, drHumLupu1.1, whole genome shotgun sequence, the following are encoded in one genomic region:
- the LOC133790270 gene encoding transcription initiation factor TFIID subunit 4b isoform X2: MDPSIMKKLLEDDEDESMHSGADVEAFQAALNRDIGGDASASHPSEPGSEVLSQGSSNTSTQSLPQFPVATQDESANYRIQQDQNSAQPQTVNSSEQEQVKHGSVPENMQQQQQQQQHNNNNTSQEPKDLGLPPMPSQDERQQKHSEQNPLHTSQATGMQMSGKAPVLMQEPERPPPPDNESQYVKLQKMSNQQATVSDQPTNPPAGRTKQVPFGLLLPVLMNQLDKDKGMQLQELFGKLKKEEITKESFVRLIRGVVGEQVLKLAVLTVQSQSQASVRKQPQGVPSVNTGATQFTDPRSFAQVHQKGTSSSADVSHIPASRGQLQTNPSHQIMDKSVQMLREGDRQSDFHGKLANQMPLSTVVTTNQERDSMQHGFKRQQQQHQQQQLHFPQTSFSSYGNNGSRSHLFSGTNANTSTLSVKSQPHDSQMRQISQHQSMGSAQSGGETHGVNVMGVSKLERQNVMNDPSRMHGGSLSHFANNSTIQQNLVPWQPPTNKDQSAGPLSSMSYVKPEPVEQAIELQHKTASSSQGSPSVSAAQFEQRNTFSGTLRDESLEKQPSRMGFPTSAGVVPSLSTSMAPPHSLSSSMPMQPDPSVPLGARAPSGLSPAGVSNKTPPKKPSLGQKKPLEALGSSPPPAGKKQKVSGNFSDQSIEQLNDVTAVSGVNLREEEEQLFSVPKEDSRVSEASRKAVQEEEERLILQKIPLQKKLAEIMAKCGLKNISNDVERCLSLSVEERMRGLIENLIRMSKQRADSEKARHQTITTSDIRRQIMMMNLKAREEWEKKQAEAEKLRKENEPENNNGVDGEKEKDEGRSKSLKGQPNKEEDDKLRTTAANVAARAAVGGDDMLSKWQLMAEQARQKREGGTDAASGSQPGKDVSRKTSSTPGRTTKDHHEAEKRSGTAFFASSGGRKFGRNQGVSPQTKVPRGNITIKDVIAVLEREPQMSRSTLIYRSYEKVRSDAAAE; encoded by the exons ATGGACCCCTCTATTATGAAGAAGCTCCTTGAAGATGACGAG GACGAAAGCATGCATTCAGGGGCTGATGTGGAAGCTTTCCAGGCTGCCCTAAATAGAGACATTGGAGGGGATGCCTCCGCTTCTCATCCCTCTGAGCCAGGCTCCG AGGTTTTGTCCCAAGGGAGCAGTAACACTTCTACTCAGTCATTACCACAGTTCCCGGTGGCTACCCAAGATGAAAGTGCAAATTATCGAATTCAACAAGATCAAAACAGTGCACAGCCGCAAACAGTGAATTCATCTGAGCAGGAGCAAGTGAAACATGGATCAGTTCCTGAGAAcatgcagcagcagcagcaacaacaacaacataataataataatacatcaCAGGAACCCAAGGACCTTGGTTTGCCTCCTATGCCGTCCCAAGATGAACGTCAACAGAAGCATTCTGAACAAAATCCCCTCCACACTTCTCAAGCTACCGGGATGCAGATGTCTGGAAAAGCTCCTGTCTTGATGCAGGAACCAGAGAGACCACCTCCTCCAGACAATGAATCACAATACGTAAAACTCCAGAAGATGAGTAATCAACAGGCTACGGTCTCCGATCAGCCGACCAACCCACCAGCAGGTCGTACTAAACAAGTACCCTTTGGCTTGTTATTGCCTGTTTTAATGAATCAACTTGATAAAGATAAGGGCATGCAACTTCAAGAATTATTTGGTAAACTCAAG AAAGAAGAAATCACCAAAGAGTCATTTGTCCGTCTCATTAGAGGTGTTGTTGGGGAGCAGGTGCTCAAATTAGCAGTACTTACAGTGCAATCACAG TCCCAAGCATCAGTGCGTAAACAGCCTCAAGGGGTGCCATCTGTCAATACGGGGGCCACACAGTTTACCGATCCTCGTTCATTTGCACAAGTCCATCAGAAGGGTACAAGCTCTTCTGCAGATGTCTCACACATACCTGCTTCAAGGGGCCAATTACAGACCAATCCAAGCCACCAAATCATGGACAAAAGTGTTCAAATGTTAAGAGAGGGAGATCGCCAGTCAGACTTTCATGGAAAGCTTGCTAATCAAATGCCTTTGTCAACTGTGGTAACCACCAATCAAGAGAGAGATTCTATGCAGCATGGATTTAAAAGGCAACAGCAGCAACATCAACAGCAACAGTTGCACTTTCCACAGACATCCTTTTCCTCCTATGGGAATAATGGTAGTCGTTCTCACTTGTTTTCTGGGACAAATGCCAATACTTCAACATTGTCTGTCAAATCACAACCACATGATTCACAAATGAGGCAAATCTCTCAACATCAAAGCATGGGATCAGCTCAGTCAGGTGGGGAAACACATGGTGTGAACGTCATGGGTGTCTCCAAATTGGAAAGGCAAAATGTAATGAATGATCCTAGTCGAATGCATGGTGGAAGTCTTTCTCATTTTGCAAACAATTCAACCATTCAACAGAATCTGGTTCCTTGGCAACCCCCAACAAATAAAGATCAGAGTGCTGGCCCATTATCATCAATGTCTTACGTAAAACCTGAACCCGTTGAGCAGGCTATTGAGCTTCAGCACAAGACTGCATCATCTTCACAGGGATCACCTTCAGTTTCTGCGGCACAGTTTGAACAGAGAAACACATTTTCTGGAACTTTAAGAGATGAGTCTTTAGAGAAGCAGCCGTCAAGAATGGGTTTTCCAACTTCTGCTGGGGTTGTTCCATCATTATCCACAAGCATGGCACCCCCACATTCACTTTCTTCTTCCATGCCTATGCAGCCAGATCCCAGTGTCCCG TTAGGAGCTCGGGCACCTTCTGGACTTTCTCCAGCTGGAGTTAGTAATAAGACACCTCCAAAAAAACCTTCTCTTGGCCAGAAGAAACCGCTTGAAGCACTTGGCTCTTCACCACCACCAGCAGG TAAGAAGCAAAAAGTCTCTGGCAACTTTTCCGATCAAAGCATTGAGCAACTTAATGATGTTACTGCCGTTAGTGGAGTTAACCTTAGG GAGGAGGAAGAACAGCTCTTTTCTGTGCCCAAGGAGGATAGCCGAGTATCTGAAGCTTCTCGAAAAGCTGtgcaggaagaagaagaaaggttGATCTTGCAGAAGATTCCCCTGCAGAAAAAATTAGCAGAAATCA TGGCCAAATGTGGTTTGAAAAACATAAGCAATGATGTGGAGCGATGCTTATCATTG TCTGTGGAGGAAAGGATGCGTGGACTAATAGAAAATTTAATCAGAATGTCAAAGCAG CGTGCTGATTCTGAAAAGGCACGACACCAGACTATCACCACATCAGATATACGGCGTCAAATTATGATGATGAATTTAAAAGCTAGGGAAGAGTGGGAAAAAAAACAGGCTGAGGCAGAAAAGCTTCGTAAAGAAAATGAA CCTGAGAATAATAATGGAGTTGATGGTGAAAAGGAGAAAGATGAAGGTCGTTCTAAATCATTGAAG GGGCAACCGAACAAAGAGGAAGATGACAAATTGAGGACAACAGCTGCAAATGTGGCCGCACGAGCTGCTGTTGGAGGAGATGATATGCTTTCAAAATGGCAGCTTATGGCTGAACAAGCCAGACAAAAACGTGAAGGAGGGACAGATGCTGCATCTGGCTCTCAACCAGGTAAAGATGTGAGCCGAAAAACTTCTTCAACACCTGGAAGAACCACAAAGGACCATCACGAGGCTGAGAAAAGAAGTGGTACTGCCTTTTTTGCCTCTTCAG GTGGGAGAAAATTTGGAAGAAATCAAGGCGTCTCGCCCCAAACTAAGGTGCCCCGTGGTAATATAACAATCAAGGATGTAATCGCTGTCCTCGAAAGGGAACCTCAGATGTCTAGGTCCACCCTTATATATCGCTCATATGAAAAAGTTCGATCTGATGCGGCTGCTGAATGA
- the LOC133790270 gene encoding transcription initiation factor TFIID subunit 4b isoform X1 — protein MDPSIMKKLLEDDEDESMHSGADVEAFQAALNRDIGGDASASHPSEPGSEVLSQGSSNTSTQSLPQFPVATQDESANYRIQQDQNSAQPQTVNSSEQEQVKHGSVPENMQQQQQQQQHNNNNTSQEPKDLGLPPMPSQDERQQKHSEQNPLHTSQATGMQMSGKAPVLMQEPERPPPPDNESQYVKLQKMSNQQATVSDQPTNPPAGRTKQVPFGLLLPVLMNQLDKDKGMQLQELFGKLKKEEITKESFVRLIRGVVGEQVLKLAVLTVQSQMQSQASVRKQPQGVPSVNTGATQFTDPRSFAQVHQKGTSSSADVSHIPASRGQLQTNPSHQIMDKSVQMLREGDRQSDFHGKLANQMPLSTVVTTNQERDSMQHGFKRQQQQHQQQQLHFPQTSFSSYGNNGSRSHLFSGTNANTSTLSVKSQPHDSQMRQISQHQSMGSAQSGGETHGVNVMGVSKLERQNVMNDPSRMHGGSLSHFANNSTIQQNLVPWQPPTNKDQSAGPLSSMSYVKPEPVEQAIELQHKTASSSQGSPSVSAAQFEQRNTFSGTLRDESLEKQPSRMGFPTSAGVVPSLSTSMAPPHSLSSSMPMQPDPSVPLGARAPSGLSPAGVSNKTPPKKPSLGQKKPLEALGSSPPPAGKKQKVSGNFSDQSIEQLNDVTAVSGVNLREEEEQLFSVPKEDSRVSEASRKAVQEEEERLILQKIPLQKKLAEIMAKCGLKNISNDVERCLSLSVEERMRGLIENLIRMSKQRADSEKARHQTITTSDIRRQIMMMNLKAREEWEKKQAEAEKLRKENEPENNNGVDGEKEKDEGRSKSLKGQPNKEEDDKLRTTAANVAARAAVGGDDMLSKWQLMAEQARQKREGGTDAASGSQPGKDVSRKTSSTPGRTTKDHHEAEKRSGTAFFASSGGRKFGRNQGVSPQTKVPRGNITIKDVIAVLEREPQMSRSTLIYRSYEKVRSDAAAE, from the exons ATGGACCCCTCTATTATGAAGAAGCTCCTTGAAGATGACGAG GACGAAAGCATGCATTCAGGGGCTGATGTGGAAGCTTTCCAGGCTGCCCTAAATAGAGACATTGGAGGGGATGCCTCCGCTTCTCATCCCTCTGAGCCAGGCTCCG AGGTTTTGTCCCAAGGGAGCAGTAACACTTCTACTCAGTCATTACCACAGTTCCCGGTGGCTACCCAAGATGAAAGTGCAAATTATCGAATTCAACAAGATCAAAACAGTGCACAGCCGCAAACAGTGAATTCATCTGAGCAGGAGCAAGTGAAACATGGATCAGTTCCTGAGAAcatgcagcagcagcagcaacaacaacaacataataataataatacatcaCAGGAACCCAAGGACCTTGGTTTGCCTCCTATGCCGTCCCAAGATGAACGTCAACAGAAGCATTCTGAACAAAATCCCCTCCACACTTCTCAAGCTACCGGGATGCAGATGTCTGGAAAAGCTCCTGTCTTGATGCAGGAACCAGAGAGACCACCTCCTCCAGACAATGAATCACAATACGTAAAACTCCAGAAGATGAGTAATCAACAGGCTACGGTCTCCGATCAGCCGACCAACCCACCAGCAGGTCGTACTAAACAAGTACCCTTTGGCTTGTTATTGCCTGTTTTAATGAATCAACTTGATAAAGATAAGGGCATGCAACTTCAAGAATTATTTGGTAAACTCAAG AAAGAAGAAATCACCAAAGAGTCATTTGTCCGTCTCATTAGAGGTGTTGTTGGGGAGCAGGTGCTCAAATTAGCAGTACTTACAGTGCAATCACAG ATGCAGTCCCAAGCATCAGTGCGTAAACAGCCTCAAGGGGTGCCATCTGTCAATACGGGGGCCACACAGTTTACCGATCCTCGTTCATTTGCACAAGTCCATCAGAAGGGTACAAGCTCTTCTGCAGATGTCTCACACATACCTGCTTCAAGGGGCCAATTACAGACCAATCCAAGCCACCAAATCATGGACAAAAGTGTTCAAATGTTAAGAGAGGGAGATCGCCAGTCAGACTTTCATGGAAAGCTTGCTAATCAAATGCCTTTGTCAACTGTGGTAACCACCAATCAAGAGAGAGATTCTATGCAGCATGGATTTAAAAGGCAACAGCAGCAACATCAACAGCAACAGTTGCACTTTCCACAGACATCCTTTTCCTCCTATGGGAATAATGGTAGTCGTTCTCACTTGTTTTCTGGGACAAATGCCAATACTTCAACATTGTCTGTCAAATCACAACCACATGATTCACAAATGAGGCAAATCTCTCAACATCAAAGCATGGGATCAGCTCAGTCAGGTGGGGAAACACATGGTGTGAACGTCATGGGTGTCTCCAAATTGGAAAGGCAAAATGTAATGAATGATCCTAGTCGAATGCATGGTGGAAGTCTTTCTCATTTTGCAAACAATTCAACCATTCAACAGAATCTGGTTCCTTGGCAACCCCCAACAAATAAAGATCAGAGTGCTGGCCCATTATCATCAATGTCTTACGTAAAACCTGAACCCGTTGAGCAGGCTATTGAGCTTCAGCACAAGACTGCATCATCTTCACAGGGATCACCTTCAGTTTCTGCGGCACAGTTTGAACAGAGAAACACATTTTCTGGAACTTTAAGAGATGAGTCTTTAGAGAAGCAGCCGTCAAGAATGGGTTTTCCAACTTCTGCTGGGGTTGTTCCATCATTATCCACAAGCATGGCACCCCCACATTCACTTTCTTCTTCCATGCCTATGCAGCCAGATCCCAGTGTCCCG TTAGGAGCTCGGGCACCTTCTGGACTTTCTCCAGCTGGAGTTAGTAATAAGACACCTCCAAAAAAACCTTCTCTTGGCCAGAAGAAACCGCTTGAAGCACTTGGCTCTTCACCACCACCAGCAGG TAAGAAGCAAAAAGTCTCTGGCAACTTTTCCGATCAAAGCATTGAGCAACTTAATGATGTTACTGCCGTTAGTGGAGTTAACCTTAGG GAGGAGGAAGAACAGCTCTTTTCTGTGCCCAAGGAGGATAGCCGAGTATCTGAAGCTTCTCGAAAAGCTGtgcaggaagaagaagaaaggttGATCTTGCAGAAGATTCCCCTGCAGAAAAAATTAGCAGAAATCA TGGCCAAATGTGGTTTGAAAAACATAAGCAATGATGTGGAGCGATGCTTATCATTG TCTGTGGAGGAAAGGATGCGTGGACTAATAGAAAATTTAATCAGAATGTCAAAGCAG CGTGCTGATTCTGAAAAGGCACGACACCAGACTATCACCACATCAGATATACGGCGTCAAATTATGATGATGAATTTAAAAGCTAGGGAAGAGTGGGAAAAAAAACAGGCTGAGGCAGAAAAGCTTCGTAAAGAAAATGAA CCTGAGAATAATAATGGAGTTGATGGTGAAAAGGAGAAAGATGAAGGTCGTTCTAAATCATTGAAG GGGCAACCGAACAAAGAGGAAGATGACAAATTGAGGACAACAGCTGCAAATGTGGCCGCACGAGCTGCTGTTGGAGGAGATGATATGCTTTCAAAATGGCAGCTTATGGCTGAACAAGCCAGACAAAAACGTGAAGGAGGGACAGATGCTGCATCTGGCTCTCAACCAGGTAAAGATGTGAGCCGAAAAACTTCTTCAACACCTGGAAGAACCACAAAGGACCATCACGAGGCTGAGAAAAGAAGTGGTACTGCCTTTTTTGCCTCTTCAG GTGGGAGAAAATTTGGAAGAAATCAAGGCGTCTCGCCCCAAACTAAGGTGCCCCGTGGTAATATAACAATCAAGGATGTAATCGCTGTCCTCGAAAGGGAACCTCAGATGTCTAGGTCCACCCTTATATATCGCTCATATGAAAAAGTTCGATCTGATGCGGCTGCTGAATGA
- the LOC133790272 gene encoding glyoxylase I 4-like — protein sequence MGSLGSEISEEYSNGDLIVLEEESSSWSSNNGFNNGNNNKLPLLSLNHVSYVCKSVAKSVKFYEEVLGFVLIKRPSSFKFEGAWLFNYGIGIHLLEAQSGNNKKTQTKKINPKDNHISFQCSDMSLVMQKLAQLNIHYVTAVVEEGGIVVDQLFFHDPDGHMIEICNCQNLPVLPLVASSSSCPLKKSKPTTTIAAAAAADDDDAVASSVRNRRLLEKKQCCAEAAVVTMMDNLVMDMMNIYL from the exons atggGGAGCTTAGGATCAGAGATTAGTGAGGAGTATAGTAATGGTGATTTGATAGTATTAGAAGAAGAGAGTAGTAGTTGGAGTAGTAATAATGGTTTTAATAATGGTAATAACAATAAGTTGCCATTATTATCTTTGAATCATGTTTCGTATGTCTGTAAATCGGTGGCCAAATCTGTGAAGTTTTATGAAGAGGTTTTGGGTTTTGTTCTTATCAAAAGACCTTCTTCTTTCAAGTTCGAAGGAGCTTG gttattcaactatggaatcGGCATTCACTTACTAGAAGCACAATCAGGCAACAACAAGAAAACTCAGACAAAGAAAATCAACCCAAAAGACAACCACATATCGTTCCAGTGCTCGGACATGAGTCTGGTCATGCAAAAGCTAGCTCAGTTGAACATTCACTACGTCACTGCTGTGGTCGAAGAAGGTGGCATCGTAGTCGACCAGCTATTTTTTCACGACCCAGATGGCCATATGATCGAGATTTGTAACTGTCAAAACCTCCCTGTTCTACCACTGGtggcctcctcttcttcttgccCTCTCAAGAAGAGCAAACCCACAACCAccattgctgctgctgctgctgctgatgatgatgatgctgttGCTTCGAGCGTGCGCAACCGACGCTTGTTGGAGAAGAAACAGTGCTGTGCTGAGGCTGCAGTGGTCACCATGATGGACAACTTggttatggatatgatgaacatttATTTATGA